One genomic segment of Candidatus Polarisedimenticolaceae bacterium includes these proteins:
- a CDS encoding universal stress protein, which produces MYQSIYVPVDNSDYSNRAVDAALDLGRAFKAKLTGCHVYAASMHDYRFRQMEYTLPEEYLDETELERQRKIHDSLITMGLKLISESYLDGMAKRCKADELDFTPRMMDGKHHAEIVKDIQDSPHDLIVLGALGIGRVRDSQIGSVTERVTRTVNRDIWVVKHLPSGDEKQGDTILVGIDGSPQSFGALMTAIDLARKFDKKIELIGVYDPYLHYSVFNGIVGVLTEQAAKVFRFEEQNQLHEEIIDTGLAQIYQSHLDVAERMAKEDGVTVTKTLLDGKAFQKILDHIRKTNPWLLAIGRIGVHSPADEPGLGSNAENLLRACPCDVLLTTRLEVPQLDVRAEESIRWTPEAEDRMKRVPAQVKGIARTGILRLAIEKGHSVITNAVIDDAMERFMPKSAADRTAALAEAVALERAKNQPISMCAGCGVTATDANPVKCGVCGGTTFETISREMIERIAAVEGALQEETTYDGRKLKWTEEAKKALWTMKDAYQRRRTKARVEKSARMKKMDVVTLDFAKKIVEDETGTVPVFEGTVPSVGTLPSDSEKKLIARDSKNVPLVSSFEWTDEAAQRALRIPSGFMRNRTQDRIEAIAAERNMTTIDLAVVEEGIEFGKKAMAEMLAAQGAQTPHTGLHEVGTVAAMAVERKEIETKH; this is translated from the coding sequence ATGTATCAGTCGATCTACGTCCCCGTCGACAACTCCGACTACAGCAACCGCGCCGTCGACGCCGCGCTCGACCTCGGCCGCGCCTTCAAAGCGAAGCTGACGGGCTGCCACGTCTACGCCGCCAGCATGCACGACTACCGCTTCCGCCAGATGGAGTACACGCTCCCCGAGGAATACCTCGACGAGACCGAGCTCGAGCGGCAGCGCAAGATCCACGACTCGCTCATCACGATGGGCCTCAAGCTCATCTCCGAGAGCTACCTCGACGGCATGGCGAAGCGCTGCAAGGCGGACGAGCTCGATTTCACGCCGCGCATGATGGACGGCAAGCACCACGCGGAGATCGTGAAGGACATCCAGGACAGCCCGCACGACCTCATCGTGCTCGGCGCCCTCGGCATCGGCCGCGTCCGCGACAGCCAGATCGGCTCCGTCACCGAGCGCGTCACGCGCACCGTGAACCGCGACATCTGGGTCGTGAAGCACCTCCCGAGCGGCGACGAGAAGCAGGGCGACACGATCCTCGTCGGCATCGACGGTTCCCCGCAGAGCTTCGGCGCCCTCATGACCGCGATCGACCTCGCGCGGAAGTTCGACAAGAAGATCGAGCTCATCGGCGTCTACGACCCCTACCTCCACTACTCCGTCTTCAACGGGATCGTCGGCGTCCTCACCGAGCAGGCCGCGAAGGTCTTCCGCTTCGAGGAGCAGAACCAGCTCCACGAGGAGATCATCGACACCGGCCTCGCCCAGATCTACCAGTCGCACCTCGACGTCGCCGAGCGCATGGCCAAGGAAGACGGCGTCACGGTGACGAAGACCCTCCTCGACGGCAAGGCGTTCCAGAAGATCCTCGACCACATCAGGAAGACGAACCCGTGGCTCCTCGCCATCGGCCGCATCGGCGTGCACTCCCCTGCCGACGAGCCCGGTCTCGGGTCGAACGCCGAGAATCTGCTCCGCGCCTGCCCGTGCGACGTGCTTCTCACGACGCGCCTCGAGGTCCCGCAGCTCGACGTGCGCGCCGAGGAGAGCATCCGCTGGACGCCCGAGGCCGAAGATCGGATGAAGCGCGTCCCCGCGCAGGTGAAGGGCATCGCCCGCACCGGCATCCTCCGCCTCGCGATCGAGAAGGGCCACAGCGTGATCACGAACGCCGTGATCGACGACGCCATGGAGCGCTTCATGCCCAAGTCCGCCGCCGACCGTACCGCGGCGCTGGCGGAGGCCGTCGCGCTCGAGCGCGCCAAGAATCAACCCATCTCGATGTGCGCCGGCTGCGGCGTCACCGCGACCGACGCGAATCCCGTGAAGTGCGGCGTCTGCGGCGGCACCACCTTCGAGACGATCTCGCGCGAGATGATCGAGCGCATCGCCGCCGTCGAAGGCGCGCTCCAGGAAGAGACCACCTACGACGGCCGCAAGCTCAAGTGGACCGAGGAAGCGAAGAAGGCGCTCTGGACGATGAAGGACGCCTACCAGCGCCGCCGCACCAAGGCTCGCGTCGAGAAGTCGGCGCGCATGAAGAAGATGGACGTCGTCACGCTCGACTTCGCGAAGAAAATCGTCGAGGACGAAACGGGGACTGTCCCCGTTTTTGAGGGGACTGTCCCCTCTGTGGGGACTCTCCCCTCTGATTCCGAGAAGAAGCTGATCGCTCGGGATTCGAAGAACGTTCCCCTCGTCTCCTCGTTCGAATGGACCGACGAGGCCGCCCAACGCGCCCTCCGCATCCCCTCCGGCTTCATGCGCAATCGCACGCAGGACCGCATCGAAGCGATCGCCGCCGAGCGAAACATGACCACGATCGACCTCGCCGTCGTCGAGGAAGGGATCGAGTTCGGCAAGAAGGCGATGGCCGAAATGCTAGCGGCTCAGGGCGCGCAGACGCCTCACACGGGACTCCATGAAGTGGGAACGGTGGCGGCGATGGCGGTGGAGCGGAAAGAAATCGAGACGAAGCACTAG
- a CDS encoding cupin domain-containing protein has translation MPVDCKGHFLSRVDQLIRTLELAPHPEGGFYREIWRSHGRVEPVDARGGRAALTSIYFLLPTGAISRWHRVRSDEIWHHYEGAPLELLLIPANEHRIERAHLGPLAEGQQPVHGVAAGSWQAARSLGAYTLVGCAVAPGFEFADFELLSDRPELATQICEALPEAAEFK, from the coding sequence ATGCCCGTCGACTGCAAGGGGCACTTCCTGAGCCGCGTCGATCAGCTAATCCGAACCCTCGAACTCGCGCCGCACCCCGAGGGCGGCTTCTATCGTGAGATCTGGCGTAGCCACGGCCGTGTCGAGCCAGTCGACGCGCGCGGAGGCCGAGCCGCGCTGACCTCCATCTACTTCCTCCTGCCGACGGGAGCGATCAGCCGATGGCATCGCGTCCGATCCGACGAGATCTGGCACCACTACGAAGGAGCGCCACTAGAGCTGCTTCTCATCCCGGCGAACGAGCATCGGATCGAGCGCGCACACCTCGGCCCCCTCGCCGAGGGGCAGCAACCGGTCCATGGCGTGGCGGCGGGCTCGTGGCAAGCGGCGCGCTCGCTCGGCGCCTACACGCTCGTCGGGTGCGCGGTCGCACCGGGTTTCGAGTTCGCCGACTTCGAGCTGCTGAGCGATCGGCCCGAGCTTGCCACGCAGATCTGCGAGGCGTTGCCCGAGGCGGCGGAATTCAAGTAG
- a CDS encoding Uma2 family endonuclease — MRAPDRQERLTVDALYAMPDHGYRYELQAGLLLSEPLPGFRHGRLVANLAAIIHEHVKAHRLGVVVTGDPGFILARNPDTLRGPDIAFVSQRRADEQRDNLRAFEGPPDLAVEVLSPSDVPAEVRTKVAEYLAAGTQLVWIVDPESRTVTTYPSIFAPNVLDERDLLEGADVVPGFRVRVVEIFEP, encoded by the coding sequence ATGCGAGCGCCCGATCGCCAGGAGAGACTGACCGTCGACGCGCTCTACGCGATGCCCGACCACGGCTACCGGTACGAGCTCCAGGCCGGTCTGCTCTTGTCCGAGCCGCTTCCTGGGTTCCGGCACGGCCGCCTGGTGGCGAACCTTGCGGCGATAATTCACGAGCACGTCAAAGCACATCGGCTCGGCGTGGTCGTCACCGGCGATCCTGGGTTCATCCTCGCTCGGAACCCCGACACGCTACGCGGACCGGACATCGCGTTCGTATCGCAGCGGCGTGCCGACGAGCAGCGCGACAACCTGCGCGCCTTCGAGGGGCCCCCGGATCTCGCCGTCGAGGTGCTTTCACCGAGCGACGTTCCTGCCGAGGTCCGCACGAAGGTGGCGGAATACCTGGCTGCCGGTACCCAGCTCGTCTGGATCGTCGATCCCGAGTCCCGGACGGTCACGACCTACCCTTCGATCTTCGCGCCGAACGTTCTCGACGAGCGCGATCTTCTTGAAGGCGCGGACGTGGTCCCGGGGTTCCGCGTTCGCGTTGTGGAGATCTTCGAGCCCTGA
- a CDS encoding SRPBCC domain-containing protein, giving the protein MTFTRSKGVVATTCRVEADVHAEASTVWRVLTDAKAFPHWNRTITLIEGDIREGARLRIHAPGSRRTITRRVSGVVPSRRMVWSAGVVPLYRRVRTFTLEPRGDGWTKFTMEERFSGVVFALVQPMLASLRPVFETYAIDLKHAAEHDAISRNGARAALRHHA; this is encoded by the coding sequence ATGACGTTCACGAGGAGCAAGGGAGTCGTCGCGACGACGTGCCGTGTCGAAGCCGACGTCCACGCGGAGGCGAGCACGGTGTGGCGGGTCCTGACCGACGCGAAGGCGTTCCCGCACTGGAACAGGACGATCACACTCATCGAAGGGGACATTCGCGAGGGCGCGCGTCTGCGCATTCACGCACCCGGCAGCCGGCGCACCATCACCCGGAGGGTGTCCGGCGTCGTTCCCTCGAGGCGCATGGTGTGGAGCGCCGGCGTGGTCCCTCTCTACCGCCGCGTGCGCACCTTCACCCTCGAGCCTCGCGGCGACGGCTGGACGAAGTTCACGATGGAAGAGCGCTTCTCCGGCGTCGTCTTCGCTCTCGTCCAGCCCATGCTCGCGAGCTTGCGGCCGGTCTTCGAGACCTACGCGATCGATCTGAAACACGCGGCCGAGCACGACGCGATCAGTCGCAACGGGGCGCGGGCCGCGTTGCGACACCACGCCTGA
- a CDS encoding choice-of-anchor tandem repeat GloVer-containing protein — MAICRAFLVLSLASLVALPSFGATVTRLVGFTSSTGGHPVTPLMQASDGNFYGTTTTGGDDGAGCVHTCNGTVFKLTPAGQLTVLYTFAYDTASGLYVNGSDPQGGLVEGPDGWLYGTTLEGGAGLSYGTVFRISKAGQFVKLHDFCGAAGPCPDGVNPWGELALGRDGWLYGTTSAPLAHPRIYRISLGGNYEALADLSTVSLSYSRRGLVLGSDGNFYGISGNAIYRYAPGGGLTVLHVFSGSDGTGGLGPPIQATDGYLYGVTFEGGAHGYGTVFKIHLDGTGFLKVFDVTSTVQGGGGNEPIMQSSDGNLWASTQSTANGSAYEITTAGTYLQNAVFTTDTGKTPYDQLIEASDGKLYGTTTDLGPSGLGAVYVVDASLPPPAPSEAAASVPMIVTAFDRVGGAITVSYGKSCYAPDHHIVYGPLSGVSTYAYSGQACGLGATGVATFNPGVGDAFFLLVGNTLTREGSYGTGVGGAQRPEATGLAGCDYPQDLSGGCP, encoded by the coding sequence ATGGCCATTTGCAGGGCATTCCTCGTCCTTTCCCTGGCGAGCCTCGTCGCGCTGCCCTCGTTCGGCGCGACCGTCACGCGGCTCGTCGGGTTCACGTCGTCGACCGGGGGGCATCCCGTCACGCCGCTCATGCAGGCCTCCGACGGCAATTTCTATGGGACGACGACCACGGGCGGCGACGACGGCGCGGGGTGCGTGCATACCTGCAACGGCACCGTGTTCAAGCTCACGCCGGCGGGGCAGCTCACGGTCCTCTACACATTCGCGTACGACACCGCTTCAGGGCTGTACGTGAACGGCTCGGATCCGCAGGGCGGTCTCGTCGAGGGCCCCGACGGCTGGCTCTACGGGACGACGCTCGAGGGTGGCGCGGGCTTGAGCTACGGGACCGTCTTCAGGATCAGCAAGGCGGGCCAGTTCGTGAAGCTCCACGATTTCTGCGGGGCGGCGGGGCCATGCCCCGACGGCGTCAACCCGTGGGGCGAGCTGGCGCTCGGCCGCGACGGCTGGCTTTACGGCACGACCTCGGCACCGCTCGCGCACCCGCGCATCTATCGCATCAGCCTCGGTGGCAACTACGAAGCGCTCGCGGACCTCTCAACGGTGAGCCTCTCCTATTCCAGGCGTGGGCTGGTGCTCGGCTCCGACGGCAATTTCTACGGCATCTCCGGAAACGCGATCTACCGCTACGCGCCCGGCGGCGGACTCACGGTGCTGCACGTCTTCTCCGGCTCCGACGGAACGGGCGGCCTCGGCCCGCCGATCCAGGCGACCGACGGCTATCTCTACGGCGTGACGTTCGAAGGAGGAGCGCACGGCTACGGGACGGTATTCAAGATCCACCTCGACGGGACGGGCTTCCTAAAGGTCTTCGACGTCACGAGCACGGTCCAGGGTGGCGGCGGAAACGAGCCGATCATGCAGTCGTCGGATGGCAACCTGTGGGCCTCGACGCAATCGACGGCGAATGGAAGCGCGTACGAGATCACGACGGCCGGCACGTACCTGCAGAACGCGGTGTTCACAACCGACACCGGCAAAACGCCGTACGACCAGCTCATCGAGGCAAGCGACGGCAAGCTCTACGGCACAACGACGGATCTCGGGCCAAGCGGCCTCGGCGCGGTCTACGTCGTGGACGCGAGCCTACCTCCCCCGGCGCCGAGCGAGGCGGCCGCGTCCGTACCGATGATCGTGACGGCGTTCGACAGGGTGGGCGGCGCGATCACCGTGAGCTACGGCAAGTCCTGCTACGCCCCGGACCATCACATCGTCTACGGCCCGCTCTCCGGCGTGTCGACCTACGCGTACTCCGGCCAGGCGTGCGGGCTCGGCGCCACGGGCGTGGCCACGTTCAACCCCGGTGTGGGCGACGCGTTCTTCCTTCTCGTCGGCAACACGCTTACGCGCGAGGGCTCGTACGGCACCGGCGTCGGTGGCGCGCAGCGCCCTGAAGCCACGGGTCTCGCCGGATGCGATTACCCGCAGGATCTGTCGGGAGGGTGTCCGTAG
- a CDS encoding RNA polymerase sigma factor: MELVFPWSLTMTLGPLRDTAERELVAASREGDRAAFGELIRRHEHRVFRLAGRFFRGREDVEEVAQETFLTAWRRLGTYEARAPFEHWITRVCLRSCYARLGAERRRREPLSSVEPVAPARDPNAAIEVERLLARLAPADRFVLLLLDGEGWSVQEIAARIGWSATNVKVRAFRARRRLRALLEQG, encoded by the coding sequence TTGGAATTGGTCTTCCCCTGGTCGTTGACGATGACCCTCGGCCCGTTGCGCGATACGGCCGAGCGGGAGCTCGTCGCCGCCAGCCGGGAGGGCGACCGGGCGGCCTTCGGCGAGCTGATCCGGCGTCACGAGCACCGCGTGTTCCGGCTTGCGGGGCGCTTCTTTCGGGGGCGAGAGGATGTCGAGGAGGTCGCCCAGGAGACCTTCCTGACCGCCTGGCGCCGGCTGGGGACCTACGAAGCGCGAGCCCCCTTCGAGCACTGGATCACGCGGGTCTGCCTGAGGTCGTGCTACGCGCGCCTCGGCGCCGAGCGGCGGCGCCGGGAGCCGCTGTCATCCGTCGAGCCGGTGGCGCCGGCACGCGATCCGAACGCGGCGATCGAGGTCGAGCGGCTGCTGGCCAGGCTCGCCCCGGCCGACCGGTTCGTCCTCCTCCTCCTGGACGGGGAAGGTTGGAGCGTCCAGGAGATCGCCGCGCGGATCGGCTGGTCGGCGACCAACGTCAAGGTGCGCGCGTTTCGCGCCCGCCGGCGCCTCCGTGCACTCCTGGAGCAGGGATGA
- a CDS encoding periplasmic heavy metal sensor, producing the protein MSRFVALAAAIALVLSGMMIGAFGAYLLLHRPGAGPMGPPPPGPMRPMGPPGFGPPGPGGPGGPGQPFTREMDMRLELTAEQRDKIQDILEDSRKEADALRRELRPKLEAHLDAVRRKIADVLTADQRKTFDALVKDDKRRADKLFLDGPPMGPQGPPPPPPF; encoded by the coding sequence GTGAGCCGCTTCGTCGCGCTCGCTGCGGCGATCGCCCTCGTCCTCTCGGGGATGATGATCGGCGCCTTCGGGGCGTACCTGCTCCTCCACCGCCCCGGCGCGGGACCGATGGGGCCTCCCCCGCCCGGACCGATGCGTCCGATGGGACCGCCCGGGTTCGGTCCACCCGGACCTGGCGGGCCAGGCGGGCCCGGACAGCCATTCACGCGTGAGATGGACATGCGCCTCGAGCTGACTGCGGAACAGCGCGACAAGATCCAGGACATCCTCGAGGACAGCCGCAAGGAAGCCGACGCGCTCCGTCGCGAGCTGCGGCCGAAGCTCGAAGCGCACCTCGATGCCGTTCGGCGGAAGATCGCCGACGTGCTCACTGCCGATCAGAGAAAAACGTTTGACGCGCTTGTGAAGGACGACAAGCGACGCGCCGACAAGCTGTTCCTCGACGGGCCGCCGATGGGACCGCAGGGGCCGCCGCCTCCCCCTCCCTTCTAG
- a CDS encoding cytochrome c peroxidase, translating to MSAKAIRAALAFVILSGAGALTFAQQGPPPPPPPLPPVPVPSENPITENKRVLGKILFWDEQVSGDSTVACGTCHSSNRSGTDLRIGINPGPDANFSTPDDNIRSSPGVRHADVNGNLVQDPVFGFNVQVTRRAANAAVHAAYTPEAFWDGRAKTNFIDPDTGQTAIATGGALENQALAPILSSVEMGRDSRSWADVVKKLAISEPLGNATKVPADVIPAIAAHATYPSLFQAAFGDPAITAERIAFAIATYERTLIPNQTPWDLFVAGNPTAMTPGQVQGWNFFRGSPCAACHTPPNFTNYSYRNIGVRPPTDDTGREEVTGFDSDRGKFKVPTLRGVGLKVSYMHNGVFSDLQQVIAHYRPNNPAIFLDNIDPLLPVPVPPDQGPALVDFMANALTDPRVAAGTFPFDQPSLSAGALPQLSFDADKVTLRWPAIGGIALYTMYRGNLEDLVDFNGDGLPDHGYGVCMNGSDPDPTDTTYVDNEVPLEGHGFFYVKGVRDGSVDRGLGVTSSVQARVPAASCP from the coding sequence ATGAGTGCGAAGGCGATCCGGGCGGCGTTGGCGTTCGTCATCCTGTCGGGGGCCGGCGCGTTGACGTTTGCGCAGCAGGGTCCGCCGCCGCCTCCGCCGCCGCTGCCGCCGGTCCCCGTGCCCTCGGAGAACCCCATCACCGAGAACAAGCGCGTGCTCGGCAAGATCCTGTTCTGGGACGAGCAGGTCTCCGGAGACAGCACCGTCGCTTGCGGTACCTGCCACTCCTCGAATCGCTCCGGCACCGATCTCCGGATCGGGATCAATCCCGGCCCGGACGCGAACTTCAGCACCCCCGACGACAACATCCGCTCGTCACCCGGCGTGCGCCACGCCGACGTCAACGGCAACCTCGTCCAGGATCCCGTCTTCGGATTCAACGTCCAGGTGACGCGCCGCGCCGCGAACGCCGCGGTGCATGCGGCCTACACGCCCGAGGCGTTCTGGGACGGCCGCGCCAAGACGAACTTCATCGATCCCGACACCGGCCAGACGGCGATCGCCACCGGCGGCGCCCTCGAGAACCAGGCGCTCGCGCCGATCCTGAGCTCGGTCGAGATGGGCCGCGACAGCCGCTCGTGGGCCGACGTCGTGAAGAAGCTCGCGATCAGCGAACCGCTCGGGAACGCGACGAAGGTCCCGGCCGACGTGATCCCCGCGATCGCCGCGCACGCGACCTACCCCTCGCTTTTCCAGGCCGCGTTCGGCGACCCGGCGATCACCGCCGAACGGATCGCCTTCGCGATCGCGACGTATGAGCGGACGCTCATCCCGAATCAGACGCCGTGGGATCTCTTCGTCGCGGGCAACCCGACCGCGATGACCCCGGGCCAGGTGCAGGGCTGGAACTTCTTCCGCGGCTCGCCGTGCGCCGCCTGCCACACGCCGCCCAATTTCACGAATTACTCCTACCGGAACATCGGCGTGCGGCCGCCGACGGACGACACCGGGCGCGAAGAGGTGACCGGCTTCGATTCGGACCGCGGCAAGTTCAAGGTCCCGACGCTGCGCGGTGTGGGACTGAAGGTCTCCTACATGCACAACGGCGTCTTCTCGGACCTCCAGCAGGTCATCGCGCACTACCGGCCGAACAACCCTGCGATCTTCCTCGACAACATCGACCCGCTCCTCCCGGTGCCGGTGCCCCCCGACCAGGGGCCCGCCCTGGTCGACTTCATGGCGAACGCGCTGACCGACCCGCGCGTCGCCGCGGGGACCTTCCCGTTCGATCAGCCGTCGCTCAGCGCCGGCGCGTTACCCCAGCTCTCGTTCGACGCGGACAAGGTGACCCTGCGTTGGCCCGCGATCGGCGGGATCGCCCTCTACACCATGTACCGCGGCAACCTCGAGGACCTCGTCGACTTCAACGGCGACGGCCTTCCCGACCACGGCTACGGCGTCTGCATGAACGGGAGCGATCCCGACCCCACGGACACGACGTACGTCGACAACGAGGTCCCGCTCGAGGGGCACGGGTTCTTCTACGTGAAGGGCGTGCGCGACGGCAGCGTCGATCGCGGCCTCGGCGTGACGTCGTCGGTGCAGGCGCGCGTGCCGGCGGCGAGCTGTCCCTAG
- a CDS encoding GNAT family N-acetyltransferase, producing the protein MSSYRFCRTDDIQLLVDALNRCAPEGRATVDGFKRDIRELGVWCSSCMVAFDGPEPVGVLIGCKRPPETFVRMIAVHQEHRRKGHARHLLTSLSAKLAILGPPRLVAEVPEDDAAAQALFAACGWRETGRFADLVFDVSSSPAPPDGLIHDAGYEELKDTFAASDASSWERRPATLDARSQRLRGLVFTGVERVDASLVHDAGIVWAMSHERDVAGRTALRALAGELVLRNGGAIAPRVLLGDEVDEAPWIRPGAVTLRFVAEARGA; encoded by the coding sequence ATGAGCTCCTATCGATTCTGCCGAACCGACGACATCCAGCTCCTCGTGGACGCGTTGAACCGTTGCGCGCCCGAGGGACGTGCCACCGTCGACGGCTTCAAGCGCGACATCCGCGAGCTGGGCGTCTGGTGCTCGAGCTGCATGGTCGCGTTCGATGGTCCCGAGCCGGTCGGCGTGCTCATCGGGTGCAAGCGGCCGCCGGAAACGTTCGTCCGCATGATCGCCGTGCATCAAGAACATCGCCGCAAAGGCCATGCGCGCCATCTCCTGACTTCGCTGTCGGCGAAGCTCGCGATCCTCGGGCCGCCGAGGCTCGTGGCCGAGGTGCCGGAGGACGATGCGGCTGCACAGGCGCTCTTCGCCGCTTGCGGCTGGCGCGAGACGGGACGGTTCGCCGATCTCGTGTTCGATGTCTCGTCGTCCCCCGCGCCACCTGACGGCCTGATCCATGACGCGGGATACGAGGAGCTGAAGGACACCTTCGCCGCGTCGGACGCGTCCTCTTGGGAACGTAGGCCGGCAACGCTCGACGCACGGTCGCAGCGCCTCCGCGGGCTCGTCTTCACGGGCGTGGAACGCGTTGATGCGTCGCTCGTCCACGACGCGGGAATAGTGTGGGCCATGAGCCATGAGCGCGATGTTGCCGGACGAACGGCGCTCCGCGCCCTGGCCGGGGAGCTCGTGCTGCGGAACGGAGGGGCGATCGCGCCGCGCGTCCTGCTAGGCGACGAGGTCGACGAGGCGCCGTGGATCCGGCCGGGAGCCGTGACGCTGCGCTTCGTTGCCGAAGCGCGGGGCGCGTAG
- a CDS encoding CPBP family intramembrane glutamic endopeptidase, whose product MSEQEDRLAEKLRGFGPLGSAASLVVLLFGPVLEPFNLLPALAWIHYSKTPWSDLGLARPKSWLTTIAGGALFGAGLKLLFKSVVMPLFGTPTVNAEYHYLYGNTAALASIMIVAVFGAGFGEELVYRGFLFERLGRLWGRSPLAKTAIVAVTSLLFGAIHYPAHGIYSATQAALDGAAFGTVFAITGRLWPLVVAHAAFDVTAVLIIYFGWEERIAGLVFR is encoded by the coding sequence ATGTCCGAGCAAGAAGACCGCCTCGCCGAGAAGCTCCGCGGCTTCGGACCGCTCGGGAGCGCCGCGTCGCTCGTCGTCCTCCTGTTCGGGCCGGTGCTCGAGCCGTTCAACTTGCTTCCGGCACTGGCGTGGATCCACTACTCGAAGACGCCGTGGAGCGACCTCGGCCTGGCGAGGCCAAAGAGCTGGCTCACGACGATCGCGGGCGGCGCACTCTTCGGGGCGGGACTGAAGCTGCTCTTCAAGAGCGTCGTCATGCCGCTCTTCGGCACGCCGACGGTCAACGCGGAGTACCACTACCTTTACGGGAACACCGCCGCGCTGGCGTCGATCATGATCGTCGCCGTCTTCGGCGCCGGGTTCGGTGAGGAGCTCGTCTACCGCGGCTTCCTCTTCGAGCGGCTCGGGAGGCTGTGGGGACGGAGCCCGCTCGCGAAGACCGCGATCGTCGCGGTGACGTCGCTTCTGTTCGGGGCGATCCACTACCCGGCGCACGGGATCTACAGCGCGACCCAGGCGGCGCTCGACGGGGCGGCGTTCGGGACCGTCTTCGCGATCACAGGACGTCTCTGGCCGCTCGTCGTCGCCCATGCTGCGTTCGACGTGACGGCGGTCCTGATCATTTACTTCGGTTGGGAGGAGCGGATCGCCGGCTTGGTGTTCCGCTGA
- a CDS encoding GNAT family N-acetyltransferase, translated as MNIALRKVEPGDLPTLFEHQQDPVANAMAAFPPRDREAFDAHWARILSDPTLVTQTILVDGDVAGNVVMFPRDGRHLIGYWIGREWWGQGIATAALWRFLEVFTIRPLHAFVATTNVGSRRVLEKCGFTLVEVLPHGDDGVQEVLMVLER; from the coding sequence GTGAACATCGCTCTCCGCAAGGTCGAGCCGGGCGACCTGCCGACCCTCTTCGAGCACCAGCAAGACCCGGTCGCGAACGCGATGGCGGCTTTTCCCCCGCGCGACCGTGAGGCGTTCGACGCGCACTGGGCACGGATCCTGAGCGACCCGACCCTCGTCACGCAGACGATCCTCGTCGACGGCGACGTTGCCGGGAACGTCGTCATGTTTCCGAGGGACGGCCGGCATCTGATCGGCTACTGGATCGGGCGCGAGTGGTGGGGTCAGGGGATCGCGACGGCGGCGTTATGGCGCTTCCTCGAGGTGTTCACGATCCGCCCGTTGCATGCCTTCGTGGCCACGACCAACGTCGGGTCGCGTCGCGTCCTCGAGAAGTGCGGCTTCACGCTCGTCGAGGTGCTGCCCCATGGTGACGACGGGGTGCAGGAGGTCCTGATGGTGCTCGAGCGGTGA
- a CDS encoding DUF1697 domain-containing protein, whose protein sequence is MTRYAAFLRGINVGRAKRVSMADLAGLVERLGYREVVTILNSGNVVFTAPASLRGDPGPRIERAVTDQLGVSSRVTALTSAEVNAAIEANTLLDIASNPSRLLVAILSKKVDRRAIQGLVRRDWAPGALVHDGRAAFLWCPDGILGSRLAKEFAAAIRDDATTRNWATMLRIQAALRSS, encoded by the coding sequence GTGACCCGGTATGCGGCGTTCCTGCGGGGAATCAACGTCGGTCGCGCCAAGCGCGTCTCGATGGCGGACCTCGCGGGCCTCGTCGAGCGGCTCGGGTACCGGGAGGTCGTCACCATCTTGAACAGCGGAAACGTCGTGTTCACCGCGCCCGCGTCCCTGCGCGGCGATCCGGGACCCAGGATCGAGCGGGCGGTCACGGATCAGCTCGGCGTGAGCTCGCGGGTCACCGCCCTCACCTCCGCCGAGGTGAACGCGGCGATCGAGGCGAACACTCTCCTGGACATAGCATCGAACCCGTCTCGGCTCCTCGTGGCGATCCTCTCCAAGAAGGTCGACCGCCGTGCGATCCAGGGGCTCGTCCGGCGCGATTGGGCCCCCGGGGCCCTCGTCCACGACGGGCGGGCCGCCTTCCTCTGGTGCCCCGACGGGATCCTCGGGAGCCGCCTCGCCAAGGAGTTCGCCGCGGCGATCCGCGACGATGCCACGACCCGCAACTGGGCGACCATGCTCCGGATCCAGGCGGCGCTGCGGAGCTCGTAG